The genome window CCAGCTCTCGTTCGTCTCGGCGCTGTTGTTCGGAGCGATCGTCTCCGCCACCGATCCGGTCGCGGTGATCGCGACGTTCCGCAGCGTCGCGGTTCCGGTCGGCGTGCGGACCTTGGTGGAGGCCGAGTCGCTGGCGAACGACGGGGTCGCCGTGGTCCTGTACGGCATCGCCTTGACGCTGGTCGCCGGCGGTCAGCTCTCGGCGGTCGGCGCGCTCGCGCACGGCGTCGTCGCGGTCGTCGGCGGCACGCTGATCGGCATCGGCACGGCGGCGCTGGTGGGTCTGGTGCTGCGCGCGACGGGCGATGCCGAGCACGAGATCGCGGCGACGTTCGCGCAGGCGTACTTGGCGTATCTCGCCGCCGACCGGCTGGGCTGGTCGGGAATCTTCGCCACCGCGGCCAGCGCCATCGCGCTGCGCGCGATGCTCCGCCGCCGCGCCTCGCTGGTCGAGAACGCCGCGGCGGTCGACCGCTGCTGGAGCGCGGCCGCCTTCGTCGCCAACGCCGCGGTCTTCATCGCGACCGGCCTGGTGGTGCCGCTGACGCGGCTGCTCGACGCGCCGGTCCTCATCGCGACCGCGGTGCTGGTCGTGCTGGCAGCGCGGCTGCTGCTCGCGGCGGCGATCGCGCGCGAGCCCCGCACCGCCGTCACCGTGTTCCTGGCCGGGATACGCGGCGCGTTGCCGCTGGCCTTGGCGCTCTCGCTGCCGGAAACGACGCCGGACCGCGGGGTGCTGGTCGACGCGGTCTTCGCCGTCGTGCTGGCGACGTTCGTGCTGCAAGGATTGCCGCTCGGCCTCGTCGTGAGACGCCTGTATGGAACGCCGGTATCTGAACCTTCCCGACAAGCAGCTCCCCAAGGGGATGCCGCGCTGGCCGTTCAGCGACGCCGTCCGCGCGGGTGACACGGTCTATGTCGCGGGCCGTCTCGGCCTGGATCCCCGCACGCGCAAGCCGCACGCCGACGTCCGCGAGGAAGCAAAGCAGATCCTCGACGACATCAGGGCGGTGCTCGCGCTCGACGGTCTGACGATGGACGCGCTCGTCATGGTGACGATCTACGCGCCCGACGTCTCCCACTTCGCCGCCTTCAACGAAGTCTACCTGACGTATTTCAGCGACGACCTCCCGGCCCGCGCCTTCCTCGGTTCCGGCCCGCTCCTCTACGGCTGCCGCTTCGAGGTCACCGCGATCGCGGTGGGTTGAGGTCGCGCAGCGCGAGCTGCGGTCAGAGGTCGATGGTGCCGCGGCGGTCCTCGTAGGTCGCTTTGGGGGGCGGGGGCTCGGGGAGGATCGGGCCGGCGGCGTCGTCGTTGCCGAGCAGCCAGGAGTGGCGCAGCTCGGGGAACGGCGGCGTCGCGTCGGCCGGGCGCGGGCGTGGCCGCGCGATCGGCGGTTCGGGGGCCGGCCGCACGGCCGGCGGCGGTGGCGGCAGCGGCGAGGAGGCCGGGGCGCCCGCGACGGCGGCCGGCGCGGTGACGACGGCGGGCGGCGGGACCGGTGCGGCCGGCTCGTCGGGCTGGATCGTCGTCTCGATCAGCGCGTCGACCGGGACGGTGAAGCGTTCGGGGCCGTTGCGGCGGCCGCGCACGACGAACGCGTCGAGCAGACGGCGCACGCCGGGCAACGGAATGCCGCTGACGGGAACGAGCTTGTACTCGTCGGTGAGCGAGGTGCACGTGGCGCGCGAGGCGACGATGAACGCGTTGAGATCGTACGCCGCTTCTTGCAGCCGGTGGGCGAAGGTCGCTTCGGTGCCGACGACGGCGTACTCGCGGCGGTCGCGGAAGCCGGTGTCGCCGGCGATGACGTTGCCGGTGTTGACGCCGATCCCGACCGTGAACGGGCGCCGTCCCTGGCGCGCCCAGCGGTCGCGCATCCCGACCACGTAGCGCACGATGTCGAGTGCGGCGCGCAGCGCATCGTCCTCTTGCGTCGGGTTTTCGATCGGTGCGCCGAACACGGCGACGATCCCGTCGCCCAGGAACGTCTCGATGATGCCGCGATGACGGTGGATCGCCGTGCCGGTCAGCCCGTAGAACTCGTTGACGTAACGCAGCGTCTCTTCGGGGTTGAGCTGCTCGATGAAGTGCGCGAAGTTGCGGATGCGGCAGACCAGGACGGTGGCGCGCGTCGAACGGCCGGTGAAGAGCCGCTCGTCGTTGCGCTCGAGCAGCATGTCGACCACCGACGGCGCGACGTAGCGCGAGAACGTCGCGCGCACGCGGGCCAGCTCGTGCTGGGACGCGGTCCAGCGCCGCCAGACCGCCCAGCAGCCGGCGGCGGCGCCGAGCGCGGCCAGGGCGATCAGCCCGAAGAGGATTCCCATCTCTTCACCTGTTTCGGTCGATGAGGACCCTTACCCGCGCGGTGGCGGCGCGGCGCGCAGCGTGCGTGCGATCACGATGCCGCAAACGGCCGCGAGCAGGCACCAGGCGATACCAGGACCGACCTCTCCCAGCACGAGCCGGCCGATGCCGAACAGCGTGCCGTAGACCAGCCCCAGCCCGGCGATCCAATCGATGAGCGCGATGCCGAGCCGGTCCTCGGACGTGCCGGGAACGAGGCGCGCGACCGGTCCCCAGCCGGCGCCGTTGGGCATGACGCGCGTGTAGAAGCGCACCAGCGTCGACTCGGACTCGGGACGGGTGAGGAACGTGACCGCGAGCCAGACGATCGTCGTCGCCACCACCGTGATCAACAGGCGCTTCGCGGTCGCGTTGGGATCGTCGCCGGCGACGAACGGCAACAGATAGCACGCGCTGCCGACGACGGCCGAGGTCGCCAGCGCCGCGATCTCGCTCCACGCGCTGATCCGCCACCAGTACCAGCGCAGGATCATCACCAGTCCGACGCCGGCCGTCAGCGTGAGCATGTATTTCCACGCCTCGCCGACCGAGGACATGAAGTTGGTGACGATCGCGGCCAGCACCAGCGCGAGCACGGTCATCCAACGCGAGACGCCGACGTAGTGGCGCTCGTCGGCGTCGCGCCGGATGAAGCGCCGGTAGAGGTCGTTGGTCAGGTACGACGCCCCGAGGTTGAGCTGCGTCCCGATCGTCGACATGTACGCCGCCAAGAAACCGGCCATCATCAGCCCGCGCAGCGCGACCGGCAAATGATCGACCATCGCCTGCACGTAGCCGAGCTCGGGGTCGACGACCCCGCCCGCGCCGACGACGCCGTGCGGATAGAGGACGAGCGCGGCCAGCGCGACGAGGATCCACGGCCACGGGCGCAGCGCGTAGTGCGCGACGTTGAAGAAAAGCGTCGCGTACACGGCGTCGCGCTCGCTGCGCGAGGCGAAGATGCGCTGCGCGATGTACGAACCGCCGCCCGGCTCCGCGCCGGGATACGACGACGCCCACCAGCTCACGCCGACGAACACCAGGAACGTCGTCAAGGGCATCCAGCTGCTCGCGCCGCCGCTCGGAAAGAACGAGAGGATGGAGCCGCCCGTGCCGCGGTGCGCGTCGACGACCGCGAGACCCGCTTTGAGGCCGGGGATGCCGCCGACGGCGACCACCGCCGCCACCGCCAGCACGATCGCCATCGCCATCTTCACCACGAACTGCAAGAGATCGGTGACGAGCACCGACCAGAAGCCGCCGATCGTCACGTACAGCGCCGTCAGCACCAAGCAGATGTACAGCGCGGGCCGCGTCGGCACGTTCAGCGTCAGCGAGAGGATCTTCACCATCGCCAGGTTGACCCAGCCCATGATGATCGTGTTGACCAGCACGCCCTGGTAGACGGCGCGCACGCCTCGCAGCCACGACGCCGGCGCGCCGCCGTAGCGCAGCTCGATGAACTCGACGTCGGTGAGCACGCCCGAGCGCCGCCACAGTGCCGCGAAGAAGAAGACCGTCAGGATGCCGCTGGCGGCCATGTTCCACCACAGCCAGTTGCCGGCGATCCCGTTGGCGGCGACGAAGCCGGTGACCGCCAGCGGGGTGTCGACCGCGAAGGTCGTGGCGACCATCGAGGTCCCGGTCAGCCACCACGGCGCCGCCCGGCCCGAGAGGAAGTAGTCGCTGACGCTGCGGCCGCTGCCGCGCGCGAACCAGAGCCCGATGCCCAGGTTGATCGCGAAGAACCCGACGATCACCGCGATGTCGAGAGGGCTCAGGTGCATTGGCGCTCGCGTTCTATCGACGAAAGTTTGTCCCTCCGGCTGGGTCTCGTGGAACACTGAGGTAGTGCCACACACCTGGCACGGAGCTGAGGCAGAATACATTTGTCGACAGAGTTATCCCCGGGGCGACGCCGACAGTCGGACTCATTGTCCACGCAATTCACAGCAGCAACCTCCCTCTTAGGTCTCATGTGCGATGACGTTGGCTAGGACGCAGAACAAAGGGCGATCAATTCGAGCGGAACATGACTGGGCCGGGTGTAGACGTGGCTGCGCCTGTTATTGAGCAGCAGCCAGTCCGTCGCGAATTGATTTTCGGTCTCGTCGCGCCCCTCGGCGTCGACAAGAACAAGGTGATCGAAGCGTTCAAGACCTGCGTAAAAGATGCTCGATACGATTTCGTCCGAATCGATACCACCGAGATAATCGAGGAGTACCGTAACCGCCCAAAACCACACGCGGAGAGCTACCTGGAGCGTAAGGAAGCTCTGATGGACGCGGGTGACGAGATGCGCGCAGATTGGGCAAGTCATGGAGATCGACGAGGCGACGCCGTAGCAATTGCCGCGGTCTTCGCGATCCATGAGCATCGCGACTCGACAAGTCGGTCGAGCCCCACAATGGCAGCTGGTGACGCTCGGTGCTACCTTATTGATTCACTAAAGCATCCGCATGAACTAGAGACCCTTCGGAGCCTTTACGGGCCGGCATTCATAGCCATAGCTTTGTATGCGCCGCCAGCGAAGCGTCGTGAGTTTCTGCTCCTCAGAGCTAGAGGACAGGAGCGTGCCGTTGACGCGCTACTCGACCGAGATGCGCGGGCACCGGATGATCTGGGGCAAAGAGCCTCGGATGCATTTTACGTTTGCGACTTCATCGTCGACGCAACCAAGGATGAATACCAGATCGAGCGGTCGCTCAAGCGCCTATTTCGACTACTATTTGGCGATCCGCATGTCACGCCCACAAAGCAAGAGATGGGGATGTTCTTGGCCCGTGCAGCCCAAGCTCGCTCGGGATCACTTGCCCGTCAAATCGGAGCTGCGATCCTTCGCGATGACGGGTCCGTAGTGAGCGTCGGCACAAATGAGGTAGCGAAGCCGATCACAGGCGGCCAGTATTGGGCCGCCGACGATAAGCGCTACCATGGCAGAGACCGCAGCTATCGCCTACGTGATACTAGCGATGAGTTCAGGGCTGAAATGGTAGCGGACGCGCTCCAGCGATTAGCCGGTTCGGGTGCCCTCAATGACTACTACGCCGCACTGGATCCTACTGATCGACTAAACGAGCTCTACTTTGCGAGGAGCGCGCCGCTAAGGAAGTCAAAAATTAAAGACAACATCGACTACATTCGCGCTGTTCATGCAGAAGGAGCCGCAATCATTGATGCGGCCAGGGCAGGCGTCGCCACGAAGGGCACGACCATGTACGCCACGGTTTTTCCTTGCCATGAATGTGCTAGACACATCGTCGCAGCAGGTATCAAGAAGGTCGTCTACCTTGCTCCGTATCCGAAGAGTGGGGTCTCGCGTCTGTACGAAGACTCGATTCAGGTCGATCCAGACGTGCGCTCGAGGCACAAGGTTCTGTTTCGCACTTTTCGGGGCGTAGCACCACCGCGGTATTTGGATCTCTTCACCGTTGGAGAAGACGAGCGAAAAGGGCCTGACGGCAGTCCGAAAACGGTCGACATCGAAACGGCTGCACCCCAACTGCCCTACTTTACGCCAGACGCCGGAGAGGTTGTTTTCGACGAAGCAAGGTTGCTCGCCAAGTATGCGGACTCACTGCGTGCGCGCCGCCTGCTATGACACGATTTTCGAAGACTATGTAGCCTGAATCGCTTGATAAGGAGAAAATCTTATGCCTGAGACAACCTGGGTCGACCGGCTCATCAAGTACGCCGACAATGTTAGACGGGAAGTACCCGCTTGGGCCCTGCAATCTGGGCGCGACGCGAACCGCGACGTCGGTAGTCCAAGGCCTGAGGTAGAGGGTGCGGGTCCACCTTCAACGCCCGAGGTCAAATAAAAAGACCTTTCCCCGGCGCATCAATACGTGCGCCGTGGAAAGGGGCGGGGCGGCGCGCTACACTCACGCGCGCCGCGTGGACGTTGGTTCCGGTCTACCCCTTACAGCGGGATCGAAATCCAGAGGCCGGACGGGCCGTAGTAGCCCCAAGCCCCGTTGCGCCAGTAAGCGCGGTGGTGGTGCCAGTAGTGGTAGTTGCCGCTGTAGGTCCAGCCGTTGCCGTAGTAGCCGGGCCGATAGCCGTTGTAGGTGCCACCGTAGCGATAGCCGCTGTGATAGCTGCGCGTGACGGTCGTGTGCGTATAGCCGCGGTGGTGATTGTATTGCTGCGCGCTCGCCGGCGCGCCGTAGGCGATGAGTGCGGCGCCGAGCGCGACGGCCGGCGCGAGGGAGAAGAGCTTCATACGGAACGTTCTGCCCGAAAAGCTTGCCAGTTAACTGCCAGGATGAGCGATATTCCATGGTGTAGCCGCGTGCGTGCGCTCGCTCTTGGTCGCTGCGTTCGTCCTGTTCACGGCAACGAGCGCGTCGGCGGCGCCCGCGTTGGTGCCGGCGCCTCGCTGGCTGGCGCCGGCCGCCTGCCCGCGGCCGTTCGCGCTCGCGCGCCCGCTCCGGCTACCGCGCGACGTCGATCCGGGCGGGTTCGCTCTTCTGCGTGAACGGTGGACGGCGCTCGGCATTGCGCCGCCGGTGCGCGTCGCGCCGGCGGCCGCGCAGGTCGAGCTGCGCCCGGTCGTCTCGCGGGTGCCGGGCGTCTATACGCTGCGCGTCGATTCGCACGTCGCGATCGGCGCCAACGGCGGCGAGGCGCAGTTCGACGCGCTGATGACGCTGGCGCAATTGCCGGAGCGGCGCGGCGCAGGCTGGACCTTGCCGTGCGTCGCGATCGACGACGCGCCGGCGATGCGCTGGCGCATCGTCTCGGACGACGTCTCGCGCGGGCCGTTCCCGACCATGGCGTACGCCAAGCAGCGCATTCGCACGCTGGCGTCGCTCAAGATCAACGGCTGGTCGCCGTACATGGAACAGGTCGTGGTCGATCCGCGCTATCCGTACGTCGCGTGGCCGAACGGGTGGACCGCCGCGCAGCTGCACGAGCTGGCCGTCTACGCGCGGGGTTTCCATGTCGCGCTGATCCCCGAGCAGCAGACGTTCGCGCACCTGCACGAGAACCTCAAGTGGGAGTCGCTGGCGCCGCTGGCCGAGCTCCCGCACGGCTATCTGATCGCCGAGAGCGATCCGCGCACCTACGCGTATCTCGAGCCGCTGCTGCGCGAGGTGACGGCGGCGACCGAGCCGACACCGTTCGTCCATCTCGGCGCCGATGAGCCGATCGACCTCGGCCGCGGTCGCACGCCGCGCACGCCGCAGGTCTTCGCCGACCACGTGAACCGCGTCGCGCAGGTCGTGCGCGCGGCCGGCTCGCGTCCGATGATCTGGGACGACGCCGTCCAGCAGGACCCGACGATCCTGCGGCTCCTCCCGCGCGATCTGGTCATCGTCTCCTTCCACTACGGGGCCGAGCCGACGTACCGGACGTACCTCGATACGATCGCGAACGCCGGCTTCGAGCAGATGATCGCGCCGGGCGCCGCCAACTGGAACGAGATCTATCCGGACTTGACGACGGCGTACGCGAACGTCGGCCGCTTCGTCGCCGAGGCGAAGACGACGCGCGGCGTGCTCGGCACGTTCATGACGGTCTGGCACGACGACGGCGAGAGCCTGTACGAGGCGACTTGGCCGGCCGTCGCCTACGCCGCCGCCAGCGCGTGGCAGCGTGCGCCGGTCGACGCGCGCACCTGGCATGCGACCTTCGCGCGCGCGTTCTTCGGCAGCGACGATCCGCGCTACGCCGCCGATCTCGACGCGCTGGCGGCGATCCGCGACGGGCTGCGCGCCGGCCCCGACATCCCGCCGGATTACCTGTTCTGGCGCGACCCGTTCGATCCGGCGTTACAGACGGCGGTGCAGAAGATCGATCTGGCGGCGTTGCGCACCCGCGCCGAGCGCGTCCTGAGCGACCTGTGGACGGCGCGCCCGCCGCTGCACGCCGGCGCGCTGGCCGCGATGCGGCTCGGCGCGCTGCGCTACGATCAGCTGGCGCGCCGGCTGCAGATCGGGAGCGAGGCGCCGCGCTACTACGCCGACGCGCGCACGCGCGCGGCGCAGCCGGGCGCGAGCGGTGCCGAACGCAGCCTCAACGTCGCCAAGTACCAGTGCTGGGAGCTGCGCGACGCGCTGGCGGCGCTCGTCCCCGTCTATGCCGCCGCGTGGCGCGCCGAGAGTACCGAGCCCGGCCTGCAGCGCGTGCTGGTGAAGTACCGTCTGGCCGAGGCGAACGCGCAGCGCTGCGCGGACGCGCTCGATGCCGTCGAGCGTGACGATTTGGTGGCCGGCAAGCCGCTCCCGCCGTGGAACGAGGTGCTCTCATCGGCGCGCTGACCGGCGTCGGCATCGTCCTGGTCTTCATCGCGCTGGCGGCGCTGATGATCGCGCGCAAGCTGCCGGCGCTGGTCGCCGTGCCGCTGATGGCGCTGGCGACGGTCGCGCTGGCCGACGCGCCGCACGCCGCCGGCATCGGACCCGATCTGGCCACCGTGCTCACGCAGGGCGCCGTCAAGCTCGCGCCGGTCTACGCGACGCTGTTCTTCGGCGCGCTGCTCAGCCGCGTCGTCCTCTCGACCGGGATCGCCGAGACGCTGGTGACCTACGCCGCCGAGTTCGGCGGCGACCGGCCGATGGTGCTGGCGCTGCTCTTGTGCCTGGTGGTCGCGGTGCTCTTCACGACCGTCACCGGCCTGGGCGCGATCATCATGATCGGGACGATCGTGCTGCCGGTGATGCTGACCGTCGGGCTGCCGCGCGCGCTCGCCGCGACGCTGTTCCTGTTGGCGTACGGCCTCGGCTACGTTCTCAACATCGCGCAGTGGCGGTTCTACAGCACGGTCTTCGGCGTCGACCGGGCGCAGTTCCAGAGCTTCGCCCTCGTGCTGGTCGTCGTGCAGGCGGTCGCGCTGCTGGCCTACGCGCTGGTGCGCGGGCGCGC of Candidatus Sulfotelmatobacter sp. contains these proteins:
- a CDS encoding cation:proton antiporter, with product MTQSAVAAFVVLLAGALVVSIAAERVRIPAAVLLVVAGVCAGSIAHLHLPFAFGPTLLFVFLPPLIFEAAWTIDLNALRRAANRVALLAFPGTLLTAFAIAGALVMLHQLSFVSALLFGAIVSATDPVAVIATFRSVAVPVGVRTLVEAESLANDGVAVVLYGIALTLVAGGQLSAVGALAHGVVAVVGGTLIGIGTAALVGLVLRATGDAEHEIAATFAQAYLAYLAADRLGWSGIFATAASAIALRAMLRRRASLVENAAAVDRCWSAAAFVANAAVFIATGLVVPLTRLLDAPVLIATAVLVVLAARLLLAAAIAREPRTAVTVFLAGIRGALPLALALSLPETTPDRGVLVDAVFAVVLATFVLQGLPLGLVVRRLYGTPVSEPSRQAAPQGDAALAVQRRRPRG
- a CDS encoding Rid family hydrolase: MPRWPFSDAVRAGDTVYVAGRLGLDPRTRKPHADVREEAKQILDDIRAVLALDGLTMDALVMVTIYAPDVSHFAAFNEVYLTYFSDDLPARAFLGSGPLLYGCRFEVTAIAVG
- a CDS encoding adenylate/guanylate cyclase domain-containing protein; the protein is MGILFGLIALAALGAAAGCWAVWRRWTASQHELARVRATFSRYVAPSVVDMLLERNDERLFTGRSTRATVLVCRIRNFAHFIEQLNPEETLRYVNEFYGLTGTAIHRHRGIIETFLGDGIVAVFGAPIENPTQEDDALRAALDIVRYVVGMRDRWARQGRRPFTVGIGVNTGNVIAGDTGFRDRREYAVVGTEATFAHRLQEAAYDLNAFIVASRATCTSLTDEYKLVPVSGIPLPGVRRLLDAFVVRGRRNGPERFTVPVDALIETTIQPDEPAAPVPPPAVVTAPAAVAGAPASSPLPPPPPAVRPAPEPPIARPRPRPADATPPFPELRHSWLLGNDDAAGPILPEPPPPKATYEDRRGTIDL
- a CDS encoding sodium:solute symporter family protein; its protein translation is MHLSPLDIAVIVGFFAINLGIGLWFARGSGRSVSDYFLSGRAAPWWLTGTSMVATTFAVDTPLAVTGFVAANGIAGNWLWWNMAASGILTVFFFAALWRRSGVLTDVEFIELRYGGAPASWLRGVRAVYQGVLVNTIIMGWVNLAMVKILSLTLNVPTRPALYICLVLTALYVTIGGFWSVLVTDLLQFVVKMAMAIVLAVAAVVAVGGIPGLKAGLAVVDAHRGTGGSILSFFPSGGASSWMPLTTFLVFVGVSWWASSYPGAEPGGGSYIAQRIFASRSERDAVYATLFFNVAHYALRPWPWILVALAALVLYPHGVVGAGGVVDPELGYVQAMVDHLPVALRGLMMAGFLAAYMSTIGTQLNLGASYLTNDLYRRFIRRDADERHYVGVSRWMTVLALVLAAIVTNFMSSVGEAWKYMLTLTAGVGLVMILRWYWWRISAWSEIAALATSAVVGSACYLLPFVAGDDPNATAKRLLITVVATTIVWLAVTFLTRPESESTLVRFYTRVMPNGAGWGPVARLVPGTSEDRLGIALIDWIAGLGLVYGTLFGIGRLVLGEVGPGIAWCLLAAVCGIVIARTLRAAPPPRG
- a CDS encoding deaminase, with product MAAPVIEQQPVRRELIFGLVAPLGVDKNKVIEAFKTCVKDARYDFVRIDTTEIIEEYRNRPKPHAESYLERKEALMDAGDEMRADWASHGDRRGDAVAIAAVFAIHEHRDSTSRSSPTMAAGDARCYLIDSLKHPHELETLRSLYGPAFIAIALYAPPAKRREFLLLRARGQERAVDALLDRDARAPDDLGQRASDAFYVCDFIVDATKDEYQIERSLKRLFRLLFGDPHVTPTKQEMGMFLARAAQARSGSLARQIGAAILRDDGSVVSVGTNEVAKPITGGQYWAADDKRYHGRDRSYRLRDTSDEFRAEMVADALQRLAGSGALNDYYAALDPTDRLNELYFARSAPLRKSKIKDNIDYIRAVHAEGAAIIDAARAGVATKGTTMYATVFPCHECARHIVAAGIKKVVYLAPYPKSGVSRLYEDSIQVDPDVRSRHKVLFRTFRGVAPPRYLDLFTVGEDERKGPDGSPKTVDIETAAPQLPYFTPDAGEVVFDEARLLAKYADSLRARRLL
- a CDS encoding family 20 glycosylhydrolase, whose translation is MRSLLVAAFVLFTATSASAAPALVPAPRWLAPAACPRPFALARPLRLPRDVDPGGFALLRERWTALGIAPPVRVAPAAAQVELRPVVSRVPGVYTLRVDSHVAIGANGGEAQFDALMTLAQLPERRGAGWTLPCVAIDDAPAMRWRIVSDDVSRGPFPTMAYAKQRIRTLASLKINGWSPYMEQVVVDPRYPYVAWPNGWTAAQLHELAVYARGFHVALIPEQQTFAHLHENLKWESLAPLAELPHGYLIAESDPRTYAYLEPLLREVTAATEPTPFVHLGADEPIDLGRGRTPRTPQVFADHVNRVAQVVRAAGSRPMIWDDAVQQDPTILRLLPRDLVIVSFHYGAEPTYRTYLDTIANAGFEQMIAPGAANWNEIYPDLTTAYANVGRFVAEAKTTRGVLGTFMTVWHDDGESLYEATWPAVAYAAASAWQRAPVDARTWHATFARAFFGSDDPRYAADLDALAAIRDGLRAGPDIPPDYLFWRDPFDPALQTAVQKIDLAALRTRAERVLSDLWTARPPLHAGALAAMRLGALRYDQLARRLQIGSEAPRYYADARTRAAQPGASGAERSLNVAKYQCWELRDALAALVPVYAAAWRAESTEPGLQRVLVKYRLAEANAQRCADALDAVERDDLVAGKPLPPWNEVLSSAR